The Archangium primigenium genomic interval TCGTGCTCACCGTGCTGTCCGAGTAGCCGTACATGGGATCGCGTGACTTGCCGATCTCGTCGAAGGACTTGAGCGCCCCGGTCTCGTTCTGGTCGTTCTTCCACTCGGCGCGCTGCACGCGGGTGCTGCCATCGCCTCGCACCTCGCTCTGCTCGCGGTGGTTGACGCCGTCCTTGAAGGACGCCGAGTCGAGCGTCACCGCGCCGTTGTCGCCCCGCGTGGCCAGCGTGCGCTCGGTCACCTTGCCGTCGTCGTCGTGGCGCAGCAGCTCCACCTGCGTGTCCGAGTTCTTCTTCACCTCGGTGTTGGCCGGCACGTCCTTCTTGCCGTCCGCCATGGCGAACAGGTCGTCGCCCTGGCGGGTCGTCTCGTCCTTGAGCGTCTTCTGCGCCTCCGTGACGTCGGTGCGATCCTTGGCCACGGTCTGGATCTCCAGCTCCGCCTTGGCCTTGTCCTCGCCGGACGTCACGGGCGGCAGGTTGGCCGGGGGCTTGGCCTCCACCTTCGTGTCTCCCTTGGCGCCCTGGACGCCCTTGGCCACGGTGGCCAGGGCATTGCCCATCGCGGAGGCGTCGAAGCCGTCCTTCACCTCCAGCGGCCTGGCGGCCTTGGGGTCGGCGGCCTTGGGATCGACGGCCTTCGCCACGCCCTGGGCGAGCGCGGTCGCCACGGACTTGACCTCGGGCTTCTCCTCCGGCGCGGGCGTGGGAGGAGGCGGGAGCGGGATGGAACGGTTGATGGGACCGACGGCCATGGGAACTCCGGGGGAAGAACCGGAGGCATGCTACCCCGGATCGAGCAGCTCCTTGAGCCGCGCGGCGACGACCTGGACCGCGGCGCGCTCCCAGGCCTCGGGCTGGATGACGAGCCACATGGCGCGGCGTGGCAGGTCGGGCAGATCGAAGAGCTTCTCCAAATCCTTCTCCACCTGGCCCCAGAGGGTGGGCAGCACCGCCAGGCCCACGCCCCCGCGAACGGCGGCCATCAGCGCGGGCATGCTGTTGGTGCGCAGGCAGATGCGCGTGTCCGGGAGTGCTTCCAGCCAGCGCGCCTCGGGCAGCAGGGCCAGCTCCGCGCCCGTCACCAGCAGATCATGTCCCGCGAGTTCCCGCTCGTTCCGGGGTCGGCCCCGTTGCCGCAGGTAGGCCGGCGCGCCGTACATCGCGAAGCCCTGGGCGGGAAACGCGCGCACCTTGAGGTTGGCGCCCTCGGGCTTGCTCACCCGCACCGCCA includes:
- a CDS encoding LysR family transcriptional regulator; protein product: MQDTSWDDLRFFLAVAKHGTLATAARQLGVNASTAGRRIQALERSLRVRLFLRTREGLRPSAAGEQLRRRLEKLAPELTRLVGGELTPAETVAGTVRIATTEALAAYLVDRGLCSLKDEHPGLVLELLGGNRPVDLTRGEADLAVRVSKPEGANLKVRAFPAQGFAMYGAPAYLRQRGRPRNERELAGHDLLVTGAELALLPEARWLEALPDTRICLRTNSMPALMAAVRGGVGLAVLPTLWGQVEKDLEKLFDLPDLPRRAMWLVIQPEAWERAAVQVVAARLKELLDPG